One Trichocoleus desertorum ATA4-8-CV12 genomic window, TCCGATTGTCGTCACCAATTTGCACCAAACTAACGGAGCCGTCATATTTCAAGTCTTGAGGCTCTAATCCGATTGCGGCTCCTGGGAAAATGTGATTACGAGCCCCAATTTCAGTTCGACCATCTAGGACTACATGGGGACCAATGATGGTATCAGGGCCAACTTTGACTTGTGGCCCAATGACGGCATAAGGCCCGATCTGCACCGTCGGGTGCAATTGAGCATCTGGATGAATAACTGCGGTTGGATGAATCAGTGTTGTAGTCAAGGGCGCGCCTCCAGGCACCATCCCGAAGGTTTAAGGGTACAGAGCATTAGTCCACCAGGGAAAACATGAGTTCACCTTCGGCTGCCAGCTGACCATCTACTTCAGCTCGGCCCTGCATCTTACCAAAACGACGTCGCTTAACGCACAGCAGTTCCACCGTCAGGACTAACTGATCTCCTGGGGTCACAGGACGACGAAAACGAACTTTATCGATCCCTGCGAACAGGAACAATCCGCCCTGCACATCCGACATTTGGGTAAGGACGATACCCCCGACCTGAGCCATTGCTTCTACAATCAAGACGCCAGGCATAATGGGCCGTCCGGGAAAATGCCCTTGAAAATGTGGCTCGTTAAAAGTGACATTTTTGATCCCAACTGCCCGCTCTCCTGGCACATACTCAATAATGCGATCGACCAGGGAAAAGGGGTAGCGATGGGGCAGTAGCTTGTGAATGTCCTCAACTGCCAGAATTGGTTTGGTTGAGGCTGAGGGTTTGGCACTTCCATTGGCCTGTGTTTCCACATGGCTAGGAGTATCGGTGGTATTGAGATCGGTCAATGTGGACATGGGTAACTTTTGCCAGTAGTGAAGGATGTGATGCGCGTTCCGGTTAGGCAGCTATTTGGATCAAGGGGTAAGATTCCAGACAGAATCATCAGATTCATCCTTCATCCTTTGAGCTATCAACTGAGTCAGTTGGGTGTGTAGGTGGTGGCTAGCTTTGTAAGCTAAAACGTGAGCGCAAGGAAATAAATTTAATAAACTTAAATCCCCTACTAAATCTAAAAGTTTATGACGCGCTGGCTCATTTGAAAATCTTAAGGGCGGGTTAAGCCATCCTTCCTCACCACAAACTAAAGCATTTTCTAGGCTACCGCCTTTAATTAAGCCGTTGGTGCGTAATTGCTCAATTTGGTGGGCCAATCCAAAGGTACGAGCCGCCGCGATCGCCTCAGCAAAATTTTCTTGAGCGGGCGACCAGCTATGCCACTGATTGCCAATGGCAGGTAAGTCGAAGTCAATGCCGTAAGTAAATCGCAGTTCTGGAGCAGGCAACGCTGCCACAAACGCATCCCCTTGGTACACCCAAATGGGTTCGCTCAGGGTATAGGTTTGCCTAGGTGCGATTTGGGCTACCACACCTGCTTGGGCGATCGCTTCTGCCCAGCATTGGGCTGAGCCATCCAAGAGCGGCACTTCCGGGCCATCTAGTTCAATCCGAGCATTATCCACGCCCAGACCTGCCAAAGCTGCTAACAAGTGCTCTACAGTCCTGACTTTAGCTTCACCTTGAGCCAGTTCTGTAGACAGCATAGTTTGGTGCACCGAGGTTACAGAGGCAGCAACCTCAGGGGCACCTGGCAAATCCATGCGCACGAAGACCCGACCTTGACCTACGGAGGCAGGCAACACTCGCACCTGAACCTGTGACCCTGTGTGCAGTCCTACTCCAGAGCAAACAAACTCAGTCTTTAGGGTTTGCTGGGGGCCAGAAGTTAAAGGCACAGGGGCCAATAGTGGTTTTGACGATGTTGGTGGCGGGGCGTTTTGGGGCTCTGAAAGCATCTTGACCCTGAAGTGGATGGGAACTTAGAACCGTTCTCCAATACCGAAGTGGAGACGACTATCACCTGCATCGTTAAAGCCGTAATCAATCCGAATCGGCCCCAAAGGTGATTGAATTCTTACGCCTACACCATATCCTAAACCACTACCCGGTTTACCCCGAACTCCCGCCGGATCACCCGGTACGCTGGAACCA contains:
- the fabZ gene encoding 3-hydroxyacyl-ACP dehydratase FabZ, which gives rise to MSTLTDLNTTDTPSHVETQANGSAKPSASTKPILAVEDIHKLLPHRYPFSLVDRIIEYVPGERAVGIKNVTFNEPHFQGHFPGRPIMPGVLIVEAMAQVGGIVLTQMSDVQGGLFLFAGIDKVRFRRPVTPGDQLVLTVELLCVKRRRFGKMQGRAEVDGQLAAEGELMFSLVD
- a CDS encoding UDP-3-O-acyl-N-acetylglucosamine deacetylase encodes the protein MLSEPQNAPPPTSSKPLLAPVPLTSGPQQTLKTEFVCSGVGLHTGSQVQVRVLPASVGQGRVFVRMDLPGAPEVAASVTSVHQTMLSTELAQGEAKVRTVEHLLAALAGLGVDNARIELDGPEVPLLDGSAQCWAEAIAQAGVVAQIAPRQTYTLSEPIWVYQGDAFVAALPAPELRFTYGIDFDLPAIGNQWHSWSPAQENFAEAIAAARTFGLAHQIEQLRTNGLIKGGSLENALVCGEEGWLNPPLRFSNEPARHKLLDLVGDLSLLNLFPCAHVLAYKASHHLHTQLTQLIAQRMKDESDDSVWNLTP